The sequence CGGTTCCGCCCAGCAGGACATCCAGCGTGCCGTCGCCGCCGTCGGCCAGGGGAATCTCGACCGCCTGGGCATCGGACAGGAGATCACGGACACCGCCGGCCATTGCGCGGGCGGCCTCCGACGCGGTGAAAGTACCCTTGAACGAGTCTGGCGCGATGATGATTTTCACGGACTTATCGGGCTGAGTTAAGGAATACCGATCAGGGAGAGTAATATAAGCGATGGCGGATGGGGCCGAAAGTGGGGAGACGCGGAGTTGGAAACAAGATCAGGAAGCGACTGGACATTCCCGCTGAAATGAACCACCCCGCGGCAAGCCACGGGATATCCGATTAAAATCCCTCTCGAACCCCCTTTTGCCGAGGGGGGAGGCCGCTTCCACCCGTTCCAAAGGGGATTATATACTTGACATATCCATGGGGATCTTAGGTATATAATCACCTAAACGTCAATGTTTCCTAGGTAGATGTCTCCCCGTTTTCCGATTCGCAGTACGAATACAATCAACTCTTTAT comes from Candidatus Glassbacteria bacterium and encodes:
- a CDS encoding glycerate kinase; its protein translation is MKIIIAPDSFKGTFTASEAARAMAGGVRDLLSDAQAVEIPLADGGDGTLDVLLGGT